The following are encoded together in the Nocardioides sp. Arc9.136 genome:
- a CDS encoding NAD(P)H-dependent oxidoreductase, giving the protein MILVDAALARRAAEGRPVRVALVGAGFMGRGLVNQVVNSVPGMELVAIANRTGESARRAYREAGVDRFEVVDRSDLADAWIRRGVPVVTEDYRAVCEAESVDVVVEATGAVEHGCHVVLSAIAHGKHVVLMNAEVDATVGPILSVLAAEAGVVLTGCDGDQPGVEMNLVRFVRGLGLEPLVCGNVKGLQDPYRTPETQAAFAARWGQDPHMVTSFADGTKISIEQATVANATGMTVARRGMGGMDWPGHVDELVGQYDVDQLRSAGGVVDYVVGAQPGPGVFVLATHDDPRQRHYLELYKLGPGPLYSFYTPYHLCHFEVPTTVARAALFGDAAIAPLGAPRVEVVTTAKRDLAAGTVLDALGGFDSYGVAERAGVTADQRLLPIGVAEGCRLVRDVARDAVLTYDDVVVPDGRLVDELRRRQAAHDFSSSEPSEQSEPRRAAVH; this is encoded by the coding sequence ATGATCCTCGTGGACGCCGCCCTGGCCCGCCGCGCGGCGGAGGGGCGGCCGGTGCGCGTCGCCCTCGTCGGTGCGGGCTTCATGGGTCGCGGCCTGGTGAACCAGGTCGTCAACAGCGTGCCCGGCATGGAGCTGGTCGCCATCGCCAACCGCACCGGCGAGTCGGCCCGCCGCGCCTACCGCGAGGCCGGCGTCGACCGGTTCGAGGTCGTGGACCGGTCGGACCTCGCCGACGCCTGGATCCGTCGCGGCGTGCCCGTGGTGACCGAGGACTACCGAGCGGTCTGCGAGGCCGAGAGCGTCGACGTGGTCGTCGAGGCCACCGGGGCGGTGGAGCACGGCTGCCACGTCGTGCTCTCGGCGATCGCCCACGGCAAGCACGTGGTCCTGATGAACGCCGAGGTCGACGCGACCGTCGGGCCGATCCTGTCCGTGCTGGCCGCCGAGGCCGGCGTGGTGCTCACCGGCTGCGACGGGGACCAGCCGGGGGTGGAGATGAACCTCGTGCGCTTCGTCCGCGGGCTGGGCCTCGAGCCGCTGGTCTGCGGCAACGTCAAGGGTCTCCAGGACCCGTACCGCACCCCCGAGACCCAGGCCGCCTTCGCCGCGCGGTGGGGCCAGGACCCCCACATGGTCACCTCGTTCGCCGACGGGACGAAGATCTCGATCGAGCAGGCGACCGTGGCCAACGCCACCGGGATGACCGTCGCGCGGCGGGGGATGGGGGGCATGGACTGGCCCGGGCACGTCGACGAGCTGGTCGGGCAGTACGACGTCGACCAGCTGCGGAGCGCGGGCGGGGTCGTCGACTACGTGGTCGGGGCCCAGCCGGGACCCGGTGTGTTCGTGCTCGCCACGCACGACGACCCCCGGCAGCGGCACTACCTCGAGCTCTACAAGCTCGGCCCCGGGCCGCTGTACTCCTTCTACACGCCCTACCATCTCTGCCACTTCGAGGTGCCGACCACGGTGGCGCGGGCCGCCCTGTTCGGCGACGCGGCGATCGCACCGCTGGGCGCTCCCCGGGTCGAGGTCGTCACCACCGCCAAGCGGGACCTCGCGGCGGGGACGGTCCTCGACGCCCTGGGCGGCTTCGACAGCTACGGGGTCGCCGAGCGCGCCGGCGTCACCGCGGACCAGCGGCTGCTGCCGATCGGCGTGGCCGAGGGCTGCCGGCTGGTCCGGGACGTGGCGCGCGACGCGGTGCTCACCTACGACGACGTGGTCGTCCCCGACGGTCGCCTGGTCGACGAGCTGAGGCGGCGCCAGGCGGCGCACGACTTCTCCTCCTCCGAGCCGTCCGAGCAGTCCGAGCCGCGGCGCGCCGCGGTCCACTGA
- a CDS encoding glycosyl hydrolase, translated as MTAGRLRPRLVAAVLASATLVACTEGAPTKRVVEGWERGAARTVAEPEGCDAAGTADLGVFRETAPQEVRAFERWLGCPVDVVVDYSARDSWEDIANPAYLLESWRSSKRRLVLGVAMLPQADSSATIQLGAEGAYDDYFRELGETLVAAGRGRSVLRIGWEFNLNGSRWFTDDAESFKTYWRRIAEAISVPGSDFVLDWNPNKGVGSIDAVDYYPGDDVVDVVGLDAYDVAAHVYPYPEDCDADCVAEVQETAWDDHVYGGARGLEFWSDFAQERDKPMSLPEWGLWERPDGTGGGENLHYLQKMHEFITDPHNAVLYHAYFEFDGYDGQHRIMTTFDEAGSLFRELFAGR; from the coding sequence GTGACCGCAGGCCGGCTGCGTCCGCGGCTGGTCGCGGCCGTGCTGGCCTCGGCGACGCTCGTGGCCTGCACGGAGGGGGCGCCCACCAAGCGCGTCGTCGAGGGCTGGGAGCGGGGCGCCGCGCGCACCGTGGCCGAGCCCGAGGGTTGCGACGCCGCCGGTACGGCGGACCTCGGGGTCTTCCGCGAGACGGCCCCGCAGGAGGTGCGTGCGTTCGAGCGCTGGCTGGGCTGCCCGGTCGACGTGGTCGTGGACTACTCCGCGCGCGACTCCTGGGAGGACATCGCGAACCCGGCGTACCTGCTGGAGAGCTGGCGCTCGTCGAAGCGCCGCCTGGTCCTCGGTGTCGCCATGCTCCCCCAGGCCGACAGCAGCGCCACGATCCAGCTGGGCGCCGAGGGGGCGTACGACGACTACTTCCGCGAGCTCGGCGAGACGCTCGTGGCCGCCGGCCGCGGCCGGTCGGTGCTGCGCATCGGCTGGGAGTTCAACCTCAACGGCTCGCGGTGGTTCACCGACGACGCCGAGTCCTTCAAGACCTACTGGCGGCGCATCGCCGAGGCGATCAGCGTGCCCGGCAGCGACTTCGTCCTGGACTGGAACCCCAACAAGGGCGTTGGCTCCATCGACGCGGTGGACTACTACCCGGGCGACGACGTCGTCGACGTGGTCGGCCTCGACGCCTACGACGTGGCCGCGCACGTCTACCCCTACCCCGAGGACTGCGACGCCGACTGCGTCGCGGAGGTGCAGGAGACCGCGTGGGACGACCACGTGTACGGCGGTGCGCGCGGCCTGGAGTTCTGGAGCGACTTCGCCCAGGAGCGCGACAAGCCGATGTCGCTGCCCGAGTGGGGACTCTGGGAGCGCCCGGACGGCACCGGCGGCGGGGAGAACCTGCACTACCTGCAGAAGATGCACGAGTTCATCACCGACCCGCACAACGCGGTGCTCTACCACGCCTACTTCGAGTTCGACGGCTACGACGGCCAGCACCGCATCATGACGACCTTCGACGAGGCCGGCAGCCTCTTCCGGGAGCTCTTCGCGGGCAGGTGA
- a CDS encoding Wzz/FepE/Etk N-terminal domain-containing protein has translation MYESRIISSTHDRRVGTDQSQVLASMQRHWVLVLVLTLLGAVAGLLLTNAQPTTYQAESRVFLSSNAAFDPTGMRTYVNDPSRFVEEQAEVMTSTPVLEGAIESGAPADSVLELRKQLEVVPADESDIVTVRASSVSEAAAIAMVDEIVQAYRTHVSAGVAATMEKIDDVVRPDRLQFARREAALFGDGVSLAEPAAAEQTSSLLRNAALLGLVGLMCSIGLSLLRDRVAAGTRSAPGPAVAERPLPERPDAGARTTAPGRRRTLPPPAGAVRQRDDELSPEAS, from the coding sequence ATGTACGAGTCGCGCATCATCTCGTCGACGCACGATCGTCGCGTCGGCACCGACCAGTCCCAGGTCCTGGCCAGCATGCAGCGGCACTGGGTCCTCGTGCTGGTCCTGACGCTGCTCGGAGCCGTGGCGGGCCTCCTGCTGACCAACGCCCAGCCGACCACCTACCAGGCGGAGTCGCGGGTGTTCCTGTCCTCGAACGCCGCCTTCGACCCGACCGGGATGCGCACCTACGTCAACGACCCGTCGCGCTTCGTGGAGGAGCAGGCCGAGGTCATGACCTCCACGCCCGTCCTGGAGGGTGCGATCGAGAGCGGCGCCCCCGCCGACTCCGTGCTGGAGCTGCGCAAGCAGCTCGAGGTGGTGCCGGCCGACGAGTCCGACATCGTCACCGTGCGCGCCTCGAGCGTCTCGGAGGCCGCGGCGATCGCGATGGTCGACGAGATCGTGCAGGCCTACCGCACCCACGTCAGCGCCGGCGTCGCCGCCACGATGGAGAAGATCGACGACGTGGTGCGGCCCGACCGGCTGCAGTTCGCCCGGCGCGAGGCGGCCCTGTTCGGTGACGGGGTCTCCCTCGCCGAGCCGGCCGCAGCCGAGCAGACCTCCTCGCTGCTGCGCAACGCGGCGCTGCTCGGCCTGGTCGGGCTGATGTGCTCGATCGGCCTCTCGCTGCTCCGCGACCGCGTCGCCGCCGGCACCCGCTCCGCGCCGGGGCCCGCAGTCGCCGAGCGCCCCCTCCCCGAGCGCCCCGACGCCGGGGCGCGCACCACCGCGCCCGGTCGGCGCCGCACGCTCCCGCCGCCTGCCGGAGCCGTCCGCCAGCGTGACGACGAGCTCTCCCCGGAGGCGTCGTGA
- a CDS encoding glycosyltransferase, with translation MKGRIGVVVPCRDEEATIGRCLRALRAEAAVGRIVVVDNGSVDASPTIAAELADRLVERPGVRISALRNEGARLLLAEDPGLEHLAFVDADCEVAPGWADAALDALRDADLVGSRTLAPAGAGWVASRWAAIERRTAGADALLWSQHLVTTPDLWERLGGFDETLVTGEDADLSLRTRRLGGRVALVEEMTTVHHGFPPSLRRFVRREVWHTSAPGWFPRMSGRSRLVVVATAGWLVLGTLAGARAASGRGEALLLWSLASSVGVPALGLVAGGSPRHCAKDGVLVGLWNLVRAARLLQPSAVGSLR, from the coding sequence ATGAAGGGTCGGATCGGTGTCGTCGTCCCGTGCCGGGACGAGGAGGCGACCATCGGCAGGTGCCTGCGGGCGCTTCGTGCCGAGGCCGCCGTCGGACGCATCGTCGTCGTCGACAACGGGTCGGTCGACGCCAGCCCGACGATCGCCGCAGAGCTGGCCGACCGGCTCGTGGAGCGGCCCGGCGTGCGCATCAGCGCCCTGCGCAACGAGGGAGCCCGGCTGCTGCTGGCCGAGGACCCGGGCCTGGAGCACCTGGCCTTCGTCGACGCCGACTGCGAGGTCGCCCCCGGGTGGGCCGACGCCGCGCTCGACGCACTCCGGGACGCCGACCTGGTCGGGTCGCGGACCCTGGCCCCTGCCGGCGCCGGCTGGGTCGCCTCCCGCTGGGCGGCGATCGAGCGACGTACCGCCGGGGCGGACGCGCTGCTGTGGAGCCAGCACCTGGTCACCACCCCGGACCTGTGGGAGCGGCTCGGCGGCTTCGACGAGACGCTCGTGACCGGTGAGGACGCCGACCTGTCGCTGCGGACCCGCCGCCTCGGTGGCCGCGTCGCGCTCGTCGAGGAGATGACGACCGTGCACCATGGGTTCCCGCCGAGCCTGCGCCGCTTCGTGCGCCGCGAGGTCTGGCACACCTCCGCGCCGGGCTGGTTCCCACGGATGTCCGGGCGCAGCCGGCTGGTCGTCGTCGCGACGGCCGGGTGGTTGGTGCTCGGGACCCTGGCGGGCGCACGGGCCGCCTCGGGACGCGGCGAGGCCCTGCTGCTCTGGTCGCTCGCCTCCTCCGTGGGTGTCCCCGCCCTCGGCCTGGTGGCCGGCGGGTCCCCGCGGCACTGCGCGAAGGACGGTGTCCTGGTCGGGCTGTGGAACCTGGTCCGCGCGGCCCGCCTGCTCCAGCCGTCGGCCGTCGGGTCCCTGCGATGA
- a CDS encoding glycosyltransferase, whose product MSTDARATAETTAAAPDTSFEVVVVSYRSREQVAGLLAGLPADLPVAVVDNARGADGVEELTRTRTAGRYVDTGGGAGYARAANLGVRTSRHPYVVLVNPDTRPTTAVLEALVRDVAGDPTCASSAALNVGPDGTSEIGTGGWEPTFARSLVHATGAHALFPRRGLFARPAVGEEIDLDWTTGAVMAVRRELFLELGGLDERYFVYSEDVAYGRTARERGLHQVLRTDLPVAHASGGSGAPSLEMMRLRGASFARYVATTRRPLRARTVAGVVGTGYLVRAVRSRAGGDPGRAREHLMYARGAFTGRAWVAGEEVTGRE is encoded by the coding sequence ATGAGCACCGACGCCCGGGCCACCGCCGAGACCACCGCCGCGGCCCCGGACACCTCGTTCGAGGTCGTGGTGGTCAGCTACCGCAGCCGCGAGCAGGTCGCCGGCCTCCTCGCCGGCCTGCCCGCCGACCTGCCGGTCGCCGTGGTCGACAACGCCCGCGGGGCGGACGGGGTCGAGGAGCTCACGCGCACCCGGACCGCCGGCCGGTACGTCGACACCGGAGGCGGCGCGGGCTACGCCCGCGCGGCCAACCTGGGCGTCCGGACCTCCCGCCACCCCTACGTCGTGCTGGTCAACCCCGACACCCGACCGACCACCGCGGTCCTCGAGGCGCTGGTGCGCGACGTGGCGGGCGACCCGACCTGCGCCTCGAGCGCCGCGCTCAACGTGGGTCCGGACGGCACCAGCGAGATCGGCACCGGCGGGTGGGAGCCCACCTTCGCCCGGTCACTCGTCCACGCCACGGGGGCGCACGCGCTGTTCCCCCGTCGCGGGCTGTTCGCCCGGCCGGCCGTCGGCGAGGAGATCGATCTGGACTGGACGACGGGCGCGGTCATGGCCGTGCGCCGCGAGCTGTTCCTCGAGCTCGGGGGCCTCGACGAGCGCTACTTCGTCTACAGCGAGGACGTCGCCTACGGCCGCACGGCCCGCGAGCGCGGGCTGCACCAGGTGCTGCGGACCGACCTGCCGGTGGCCCACGCCAGCGGCGGCTCGGGAGCGCCGTCCCTGGAGATGATGCGGCTGCGTGGCGCGTCGTTCGCCCGGTACGTCGCCACCACGCGCCGGCCGCTGCGCGCACGGACCGTCGCCGGCGTCGTCGGGACCGGCTACCTCGTGCGCGCCGTCCGCTCGCGGGCCGGCGGCGACCCCGGCCGCGCCCGCGAGCACCTGATGTACGCCCGCGGGGCCTTCACGGGCCGTGCCTGGGTGGCCGGTGAGGAGGTGACCGGGCGTGAGTGA
- a CDS encoding glycosyltransferase, whose amino-acid sequence MSDLATAAPAVAAAPVPAPEVSVVVPVRNEERTIDECLRSVLAQDFGDLEVVVVDNGSTDATPAMLRAWTEADPRVRVLTLDRPSIPAALNAALAAVRGRWLVRVDAHSTVPPEYVGVAMRLLRTGRWVGVGGRKDAVAATPTGKAIAAVLGSRLAVGGSTYHHGTTPQTVEHVPFGCYPTERLRAVGGWDEGIANNEDFELDQRLRRHGELYFDPSLCIAWNGRERIADLFAQYRRYGTGKPAVALRHPGSVSPRHLAPPALVAWLATFGLVSLRHPRLGLVAVTPYAAAVGVASTAIIRDLPAAASRPAVPAALVAMQVGWGVGFWQGTARLLRRTR is encoded by the coding sequence GTGAGTGACCTCGCCACCGCCGCGCCCGCGGTCGCCGCGGCGCCCGTCCCGGCGCCCGAGGTGAGCGTCGTCGTGCCGGTCCGCAACGAGGAGCGCACGATCGACGAGTGCCTGCGCTCGGTCCTGGCCCAGGACTTCGGCGACCTCGAGGTCGTCGTCGTCGACAACGGCTCGACCGACGCCACGCCGGCGATGCTGCGCGCGTGGACCGAGGCCGACCCGAGGGTCCGGGTGCTGACCCTGGACCGCCCCTCGATCCCGGCCGCCCTCAACGCCGCCCTGGCCGCCGTCCGCGGCCGGTGGCTGGTGCGCGTCGACGCCCACTCCACGGTCCCGCCCGAGTACGTCGGCGTGGCGATGCGGCTCCTGCGCACCGGCCGGTGGGTCGGCGTCGGGGGGCGCAAGGACGCGGTCGCCGCCACGCCCACCGGGAAGGCGATCGCCGCGGTCCTGGGCTCCAGGCTGGCTGTGGGCGGCTCGACGTACCACCACGGGACGACGCCGCAGACGGTCGAGCACGTCCCGTTCGGGTGCTACCCGACCGAGCGGCTGCGGGCCGTCGGCGGCTGGGACGAGGGGATCGCCAACAACGAGGACTTCGAGCTCGACCAGCGGCTGCGCCGCCACGGCGAGCTCTACTTCGACCCGTCGCTGTGCATCGCCTGGAACGGACGGGAGCGGATCGCGGACCTCTTCGCCCAGTACCGCCGCTACGGCACCGGCAAGCCGGCCGTCGCCCTGCGGCACCCGGGCAGCGTGTCGCCGCGACACCTCGCGCCACCGGCCCTCGTCGCCTGGCTGGCGACCTTCGGTCTCGTCTCCCTGCGCCACCCCCGCCTCGGCCTGGTGGCGGTCACGCCGTACGCCGCCGCGGTCGGCGTCGCGAGCACCGCGATCATCCGCGACCTCCCGGCTGCGGCCTCTCGGCCGGCGGTGCCGGCGGCCCTCGTCGCGATGCAGGTCGGGTGGGGCGTCGGCTTCTGGCAGGGCACCGCGCGGCTGCTCCGCCGGACGCGATGA
- a CDS encoding lipopolysaccharide assembly protein LapA domain-containing protein — protein MTHTPEDPATSPATPPAASDEHAATTPAAQPARPASGGGDPLRGSLTSGIWAALVAFGVVLVLLVVFIAQNTERVLVRFLGFEGETPLAVALLIAVAAGLLLTALAGTLRLWQVRRRVRRETKRSRR, from the coding sequence ATGACCCACACGCCCGAGGACCCGGCGACCAGTCCCGCGACGCCGCCGGCCGCATCCGACGAGCACGCCGCGACCACGCCCGCGGCCCAGCCCGCACGCCCCGCGTCGGGCGGCGGCGACCCGCTGCGCGGCTCCCTGACCAGCGGGATCTGGGCCGCGCTCGTGGCGTTCGGCGTCGTGCTGGTGCTGCTCGTCGTCTTCATCGCCCAGAACACCGAGCGGGTCCTGGTCCGCTTCCTCGGCTTCGAGGGCGAGACCCCGCTCGCGGTGGCCCTGCTCATCGCCGTGGCCGCCGGCCTGCTGCTCACCGCCCTCGCCGGCACGCTGCGCCTGTGGCAGGTGCGCCGCCGGGTGCGCCGCGAGACCAAGCGCAGCCGCCGCTGA
- a CDS encoding ROK family transcriptional regulator — protein sequence MSTTPVETTAGGLLSLVRAGEASTRADLGRLTGLSRTAVSQRVTALVAAGLVTEGTGLASTGGRPAGSLSFNVDAAVVVGAAVGRSRTQVGVFDLDGREIVGDTRDHEVGSGPDEVMVDVAERLRTLLDGIEPPVLGIGLSLPGTVDPERRVSVDAPVMKGWDGVPLAPYLHDACAAPLHLTNDTSALTRSELFGPAPLGSDVLVVKASTGLGLGVIADGRLVNGSRGVTGELGHTRVEGADELLCRCGAHGCLETVAAGWAMVNRLVEGGTEARHVRDLVALALDGDPVARSMLRESGRRVGEVLAVAVNLLHPQTVVVGGDMGSAFDLYTAGMRESVYARAAGSVTRDLRFAPAAHGDSAGLVGCAALVIDHELSPAAVDARLRASRTAQP from the coding sequence ATGAGCACCACACCGGTCGAGACGACCGCCGGCGGTCTGCTGTCCCTCGTCCGGGCCGGCGAGGCGTCCACCCGGGCCGACCTCGGCCGCCTCACCGGCCTCTCCCGCACGGCCGTCTCCCAGCGCGTCACCGCGCTGGTCGCCGCCGGCCTCGTGACCGAGGGCACCGGGCTGGCCTCGACGGGCGGGCGACCCGCCGGCTCGCTGTCCTTCAACGTCGACGCGGCCGTGGTCGTGGGCGCCGCGGTCGGGCGGTCGCGGACCCAGGTCGGTGTGTTCGACCTCGACGGCCGCGAGATCGTCGGGGACACCCGCGACCACGAGGTCGGCAGCGGGCCCGACGAGGTGATGGTCGACGTCGCCGAGCGGCTGCGGACCCTGCTCGACGGGATCGAGCCGCCCGTGCTCGGGATCGGGCTGAGCCTGCCCGGCACGGTGGACCCCGAGCGACGGGTCAGCGTCGACGCCCCGGTCATGAAGGGCTGGGACGGCGTGCCGCTCGCGCCGTACCTCCACGACGCGTGCGCGGCGCCCCTCCACCTCACCAACGACACCTCGGCGCTCACCCGGTCCGAGCTGTTCGGGCCCGCGCCCCTGGGCAGCGACGTCCTGGTGGTCAAGGCCTCGACCGGCCTGGGCCTGGGCGTCATCGCCGACGGCCGGCTGGTCAACGGCTCGCGCGGGGTCACCGGCGAGCTCGGCCACACCCGGGTCGAGGGCGCCGACGAGCTGCTGTGCCGCTGCGGGGCGCACGGCTGCCTCGAGACCGTCGCTGCCGGCTGGGCCATGGTCAACCGGCTGGTCGAGGGCGGCACCGAGGCCCGCCACGTCCGGGACCTCGTCGCGCTGGCGCTCGACGGCGACCCCGTCGCCCGCAGCATGCTGCGCGAGAGCGGCCGCCGCGTCGGCGAGGTGCTCGCGGTGGCGGTCAACCTCCTGCACCCGCAGACCGTCGTGGTCGGCGGCGACATGGGCTCGGCCTTCGACCTCTACACCGCCGGCATGCGCGAGAGCGTCTACGCCCGCGCCGCCGGCTCGGTCACCCGCGACCTGCGCTTCGCGCCCGCCGCCCACGGCGACTCCGCCGGCCTGGTCGGCTGCGCCGCGCTGGTCATCGACCACGAGCTCTCCCCCGCCGCCGTCGACGCCCGGCTGCGGGCCTCGCGCACGGCTCAGCCCTGA
- the zwf gene encoding glucose-6-phosphate dehydrogenase, which produces MHSTPDSPTSLAALPEHCDFTVFGGTGDLALRKLLPALYHRDREGQLLPGHRIVGVSRSPIDSEGYRTMVREALATHVPADELDPVAVDRLLGRLHHLDLDAHTPEGWHELHGLLKDRPGADETVRVYYLAVAPGLFGPTCERLDELGLVDERSRVVMEKPIGHDLASARAVNDAVGRVFAEHQVFRIDHYLGKESVQNLLVTRFANAFLEPLWNSRWVDHVQITVAETVGVGKRGPYYDNAGALRDMVQNHLLQLLCLVAMEPPTYVGRETVRDEKLKVLQALKPLTPLDVDRDTVRGAYEGYAEEVGHADSRTETFVALKAEVQNWRWAGVPFYLRTGKRMDQRASEIVVVFKEPPHAMFPHSEGTTAPNRLHILVQPDEGMKLHLTAKEPGPGGIRLRPVSLDLSYATAFDQRSPDAYERLLMDVVRGNPTLFMRRDEVEAAWSWVEPVLARWAQRSAESGERPETYPAGSTGPTAAADLIGRDGRTWQETDQ; this is translated from the coding sequence ATGCACTCGACCCCGGACAGCCCGACCTCCCTCGCGGCGCTCCCGGAGCACTGCGACTTCACCGTCTTCGGCGGCACGGGCGACCTGGCCCTCCGCAAGCTGCTCCCCGCGCTGTACCACCGCGACCGCGAGGGCCAGTTGCTCCCCGGTCACCGCATCGTCGGCGTCTCCCGCAGCCCGATCGACTCCGAGGGCTACCGGACGATGGTCCGCGAGGCGCTGGCCACCCACGTCCCGGCCGACGAGCTCGACCCGGTCGCGGTCGACCGGCTGCTCGGCCGCCTGCACCACCTCGACCTGGACGCGCACACGCCCGAGGGCTGGCACGAGCTGCACGGCCTGCTCAAGGACCGCCCGGGCGCCGACGAGACCGTCCGCGTCTACTACCTCGCCGTCGCGCCGGGCCTCTTCGGGCCCACCTGCGAGCGGCTCGACGAGCTCGGCCTCGTCGACGAGCGCTCCCGCGTGGTCATGGAGAAGCCGATCGGCCACGACCTCGCCTCGGCCCGCGCGGTCAACGACGCGGTCGGCCGGGTCTTCGCCGAGCACCAGGTCTTCCGCATCGACCACTACCTGGGCAAGGAGAGCGTCCAGAACCTCCTGGTCACGCGCTTCGCCAACGCCTTCCTCGAGCCGCTGTGGAACAGCCGCTGGGTCGACCACGTCCAGATCACCGTCGCCGAGACCGTCGGCGTCGGCAAGCGCGGCCCCTACTACGACAACGCCGGCGCGCTGCGGGACATGGTGCAGAACCACCTCCTGCAGCTGCTGTGCCTGGTCGCCATGGAGCCCCCGACGTACGTCGGCCGCGAGACCGTCCGCGACGAGAAGCTCAAGGTCCTCCAGGCGCTCAAGCCGCTGACCCCGCTCGACGTGGACCGCGACACCGTGCGCGGCGCCTACGAGGGGTACGCCGAGGAGGTCGGCCACGCCGACTCGCGGACCGAGACCTTCGTGGCGCTCAAGGCCGAGGTGCAGAACTGGCGCTGGGCCGGCGTGCCGTTCTACCTGCGCACCGGCAAGCGGATGGACCAGCGCGCCTCGGAGATCGTCGTGGTCTTCAAGGAGCCGCCGCACGCGATGTTCCCGCACAGCGAGGGCACGACGGCCCCGAACCGGCTGCACATCCTCGTCCAGCCCGACGAGGGCATGAAGCTGCACCTGACCGCGAAGGAGCCGGGCCCCGGCGGCATCCGGCTGCGCCCGGTGTCCCTGGACCTCTCCTACGCGACCGCGTTCGACCAGCGCTCGCCCGACGCCTACGAGCGGCTGCTGATGGACGTCGTCCGCGGCAACCCCACGCTGTTCATGCGCCGCGACGAGGTGGAGGCGGCCTGGTCGTGGGTCGAGCCCGTCCTCGCCCGTTGGGCGCAGCGCTCCGCCGAGTCCGGCGAGCGCCCCGAGACCTACCCCGCCGGCTCGACCGGACCGACCGCCGCCGCCGACCTGATCGGGCGTGACGGCCGCACCTGGCAGGAGACCGACCAGTGA